TTGAATGGTCAGCGCTATGTCGATCATGATGTTTTGAAATCCTAGTCCAACGGCGCGCAGCAAATTCACAGGTTTGCCGACTCGGCGAATTGAACATAATGAACAGTGAATCCATAGACTAACAGGAGGATCTGTTCATGAAGAAAACGGGTTATATATTGCTTTTGTCGGTGATGATACTGACGTTGAGCGCATGTAATTCAAAGGCGACATTGGGCAGCTCGGAGCCCAAGGAGGTTAATTCGGCTCAGGCCGTATTGTACGATTCCAAAGGAGAGAAGATCGGCAATGCCGTATTGACGGAAGCGGAGGAAGGCGTCAAGATTGCAGTAACGGCCTCGAACCTTTCGCCTGGAACGCATGCCATTCATATTCATGAAAAGGGCAAATGCAGTCCTCCGGACTTCAAGTCGGCAGGCGAACATTTCAATCCTTACGGCAAACAGCACGGGTTTAAAAATCCGAAAGGCTATCATGCGGGAGATTTGCCGAATATTGAAGTGGGAAAAGACGGAACCGTCAAAGCGGAGATTTTGGCCGCAAAGGTAACGCTTAAGAAGGGTGAAGCGAATTCGCTGCTGAAGCGCGGCGGAACCGCGCTGGTGATCCATGAAAATCCGGATGACTACATAACGGACCCGGCCGGAAATGCGGGAAACAGGGTCGCTTGCGGGGTTATTACGGAGAGTCGGAAATAAGTTTTTGAGGGAATGAAGCGGCCTAAGCCCTTCATTCCCTCTTTGTTTTAATCATTTTAATCATTCATTTTTCAAATCAAGTTCCCTGGTCTAATTCAATCGGTTCAGCGCTGTTTCGTAATCCATATTCATCTGCAGAACAATGTGCATCGGGCTCGACGGCAGGATGCTTTTTTTCAAATGCTGAAATAAAATCGGTTTATTGCACTTTAAGATTGTGACCATTTCGGTAGTGGGAGGAACAGTTTCCTTATGCCGGAGAAGCATGCTTAAAAAATCAATGATGTAGTGCATATCTTTACGGTCATCTTTAACCGCTTTCAAGATATATATAAAATCTTTAATGAGCTTTTTCCTGCCTTCACTAGTTGAGACCATCCTTCACTACATTCCGTTCAAAAAACGAATTTGTCATTTCGATGATGATAGGATTTGGAAAGGGAAGTCGACATGTTGGGCCGCATCGATTTTTTTCTCAAGGATGTAGTTTTCTTTCAGCAGCTATCACCCGAAGATATAAGGAAAATTTCCCCGTAATTTTCTGAAAAGACATTTAAAAAAGGAACGACCATTTTTTTGGGAAATGAGCCGGGGGATGAGTTTTTTATTGTCAAGGAAGGGATTGTCAAAATCTCAAAATTGTCGCCGTAGCGCGCATCCGAAAGACGAATGAAATGCTCAAGGATTTGACTCACGCTTGACGCGCGTGCCCGGGTTATCAAGCTCATCTCCGGATTGGCCGGGGAATACGGCGCGTTAGGCAAGGCAAGAAGGAATGCTGATCGACTTGAAGCTGACGCATCCAGCAAATTGCCGATATGACGAGCACGGTCAGAGAGACGGTCACCAAGATTCTTCTTGAGCTGCAGAACCGGGACATCATCCGAATCGAGCAAAAGAAAATTTGGTTCTCGGACATCAAGAAATTGCAAAGCCTGCTTTCATAGGCGCACTGGCGAACCCGTTGGACAGAGCAAGCTTCATCCGTGTCCGTGAAGCCGCGCCGCCGGTCAGGACCCGGAGGTTGTCAGCATGCTTACAATCCGCTGCAGGCGGATGAACTCGTTTTTCTGCAAATTCAGTCGAAAATATCCGTAATAATAGGATGCTTCAGAGAACGTTAAGCCGGGATGGCAGATGATCGGTTCATGAGAAAAAGGATTATCGATAATGATCTGCCATTCGCCTTTCCGGTCTTCGGGAGCGATAGCGCGCAGCGCTTCCATCTTGTAAGCCGCCGTACGTTCCAGTTCCTCCCAAATGCTGCTCCAGGCGGGGCTGATGGATCCGGGCTCCGGAACAGCGAGCCGGCCTTTCCGCAACATCTCCTGCACCTTCTCCGCTT
The Ferviditalea candida DNA segment above includes these coding regions:
- a CDS encoding superoxide dismutase family protein; amino-acid sequence: MKKTGYILLLSVMILTLSACNSKATLGSSEPKEVNSAQAVLYDSKGEKIGNAVLTEAEEGVKIAVTASNLSPGTHAIHIHEKGKCSPPDFKSAGEHFNPYGKQHGFKNPKGYHAGDLPNIEVGKDGTVKAEILAAKVTLKKGEANSLLKRGGTALVIHENPDDYITDPAGNAGNRVACGVITESRK